Proteins from a genomic interval of Hydrogenophaga sp. PAMC20947:
- a CDS encoding twin-arginine translocase TatA/TatE family subunit, giving the protein MIDLGISKLALIGAVALIVIGPEKLPRVARTVGALLGKAQRYVADVKAEVNRSMDLEELKRMKDSVEGAARDVQGSMQSTANDFEKSWSEATAGLEGLDYGSDSMGGIGSDGYPVYTRPKKNWRIKQKAMPQWYKARTGVRTRTQSGAARVARFRPRTFSSTR; this is encoded by the coding sequence ATGATTGATCTGGGCATCTCCAAACTTGCCCTCATCGGAGCGGTGGCCCTCATTGTGATCGGCCCCGAAAAGCTTCCGCGCGTGGCCCGGACAGTGGGGGCGTTGCTGGGCAAAGCGCAACGCTACGTGGCCGACGTGAAAGCAGAGGTCAACCGATCTATGGATCTGGAAGAGCTCAAGCGCATGAAGGATTCGGTGGAGGGGGCGGCGCGCGATGTGCAAGGCTCCATGCAGTCCACGGCCAACGATTTCGAGAAATCCTGGTCAGAAGCGACGGCTGGACTGGAGGGGCTTGATTACGGTTCCGATTCGATGGGCGGTATCGGGAGCGATGGCTACCCGGTTTACACCCGCCCCAAAAAGAACTGGCGCATCAAGCAAAAGGCAATGCCCCAGTGGTACAAAGCCCGCACAGGTGTGCGAACCCGTACCCAGTCAGGAGCGGCTCGTGTGGCGCGCTTCCGCCCCCGTACTTTTTCCTCAACGCGTTGA
- the tatA gene encoding Sec-independent protein translocase subunit TatA, with product MGSFSIWHWLIVLLIVVMVFGTKKLKNIGADLGGAVKGFKDGIKDGEQGGAESAAAPAAKVTQDSTRATKDTIDVEAKNKS from the coding sequence TTCCTTTTCAATCTGGCACTGGCTGATCGTGCTGCTGATCGTGGTGATGGTGTTTGGCACCAAAAAACTGAAAAACATCGGTGCTGACCTCGGCGGCGCCGTCAAGGGCTTCAAGGACGGCATCAAAGATGGCGAGCAGGGCGGCGCTGAGTCGGCTGCGGCTCCAGCGGCCAAAGTGACGCAGGACAGCACACGCGCCACAAAAGACACCATCGACGTCGAAGCCAAGAACAAGAGCTGA